From the genome of Leptolyngbyaceae cyanobacterium:
TAGTTGCCGCAACCAAGTAAACTTTTCATCCGATCCCGTTAGTTGAGTATGGGTAGATTTGCCAGTTTCTTTATACTTCCAATGGGCGGCGATCCCGTATTCTGCTACGTGGTGCATTTCCAACGTGCGGATCTGCACCTCTACCGGGCGTCCGGTAGGGCCAATCACGACCGTATGCAGGGATTGATAGCGGTTGGGTTTCGGTAAACCGATATAATCTTTAAATCGGCCTGGAACTGGTCGAAAAGAATCGTGAACGACAGCTAAAGATCGATAGCAAGCGTCATTTGTTTCTAAAATGATGCGAATTGCTGCTAAGTCGTAAATTTCGTGAAATTCTTTTTGCTGTCGCTGCATTTTTTGGTAAATGCCGTAAAGATGTTTGGGACGACCGCTGATATCGAGACACTTAACGCCTACTTGTTTCAGCCGTTCTTGGATGGTTTGGGTGATATTTAAGAGCCTTGCTTCTCGATCGGCCCGCTTTTCAGCTACCAACTCTTGCATTTGCCGATAAGCTTCTGGTTCGAGATACTTAAAAGCTAGATCTTCCAATTCCCATTTAAAGCGTCCGATCCCCAGGCGATTGGCTAATGGGGCAAAGATTTCTCGCGTTTCCAAAGCAATGCGACGGCGTTTTTCATCCGTTAGGTGTTCTAGGGTTCGCATATTATGTAAGCGATCGGCTAGTTTCACTACGATCACCCGAATATCTTGCGCCATCGCCAGGAACATTCGGCGGAAATTTTCGGCTTGTCGTTCTGTCTTGCTAGAGAAACTTTCCGAAAACTTGGATAGCTTGGTCACTCCTTCGACTAAATGGCGAACTTCCGCGCCAAACCGTTGTTCTATTTCTTCGATCGTGATTTCCGTGTCTTCTACTACATCGTGCAGAAATCCAGCCGCGATCATCGATCCCGTACCGCCCAAGTCTCTCAACAAACCTGCTACGGCGACGGGATGGCAAATGTACGGTTCTCCGGATTTGCGATACTGACCTTCGTGTAATTTGTAGGCAAACTCGAAAGCTCGACAAATCAACCCATTGTCTGCGGGATCGCAGACACCGGGTTTATTGCATAAACAGTCCTGTAGCCAATCGGGAATTACACAGTTAATGGTGGAAGTGGGTGCTGTTGCGTTCATACTTTTGAGCTTATCCGTTAAAAAATAGAATCTTTGGCGAGAATTTTGGCAGAATGGCCCTTTCTTTTGAGAATATTTAGCTTTTATAGGGTTTAGTGCCTGCCCTCCTACTTAGGTAAAAGTAGAGGTTTTAAGTAAAAGAATATTATCTATCGCCGATGCGATCGCTCCTAAAATATAAAAATTACTTAAAAGCTTACCCTCTCAAACCTACTGAGCAATCAATAAAGATTCCTCGCCGTGGGAGTTATGGGTTGAAAATCATAAATTTTGTCTGCAAATTAAAGGTTAGGGGAATATAACGGAAACTATTTTTACCAGTTAGGAGGGCGTTAAACCGCAAAACTCAACCCATCTGTCTAACCGATTATCCCAGCCTTGGGTAGCAAGCATCTGGTAATCGCTCGGCATCCAAAAGCTAGAGTTTGGTACCCAGTTGCCTTAATTTAATAGACAAAATTCTTTACATTGATTCTATCTTAAGGATGGAACTAGTGAATGTTTCCTCAAAATTATCGAGATCGCTATCAAAAATTCCAAGAAATCCTAGAGGTTTTGCAACAGAGATCCGTTGAAGAACCAGTAGACTCAGTGAAATTGCAAAATATTTTCGCACGAGTACGACAAATTTTTCAAAGCGAAATCGCCAGTCTTAGCGGCGATGACCTAGATCCCCCGACCGCATCTCGGATGCAATCCTACTTAACCGAAATCAACAAGCAGCTACGATTGCTAGAAGTGGATTTCACCTTTTTGCAAGCAGCACGACAGCCAGCTACCGTAAAAACTAGGCTAGCTCAGATTAATACCCGCCTTCAAACTCTGATTGGTTATTCTCAAGCAGTCCTAGCAGGGTGAAGGGATGGGGTAATCGCCAAACGCCAAGAGGCAAAGAAAATTCTTGATTTCTTTCTTAATCCTTTATCCTTCATCCTTCATCCTTTCCCTAGCCCCTACCTTTTATCCTTGGCAAAATCGCCGTAACATACTGAATTTGTGCCATTACCCTGGTTGAATAGGAAATAGAGTTTGAAAAATAAGGATAGAAAAAACCGTGCAATGTCCGAAAGACAAGAAGGCGACACTAATCGATAGCACTTTGGCAGGAAATTTATTTGTCAAGTGCTGTCCTGAGTGTGACGGTAATTGGATTCCTGCCGAATCTTATCAAAATTGGCAATCACGTCAACCCAAAAACCAAAATCAGCCAAATTTGTTGACTTCCGACCCTAATTTCGTGCAGTCTCCCTTCGATACCAAAGCAGCCTTGTGTCCGGATTGTCAGCACTACTTATCGCGAGCCAAAGTATTCTACAAACCATCCTTTTTTGTAGAGCGGTGTATGTACTGCGGTGGTATTTGGTGCGATAAAGGGGAGTGGGAAGTTCTCCAAAAATTAGGAGTACATACTACCATCGAGCAAATGTTTTCTCCAGAATGGCAAGTCCAAATGCGAGAGCAAGAATACGCAGCAAAGGAAAAGCAGGCCACTATTGATAAATTAGGGCCAGAATTAGCCGAACAAGTGTTTAAATTAGCAGAAATCTTGGAAAAGCACCCGAATGGAGAGTTTGGCGTTGCTTACTTGATGCGGCGATTTGATAAATAGCTGTCATTGGTTATTAGTCATCGGTCATTTGTGATTTGTTTTTGATTTTTGACTAATAACTAATGATTATTATTCAATTAAAAATCTAAAATTGAAAATCTAAAGTCGCATGGCTAATGACAAAGTACTATTCCAGGTAGAAGATTTGCGGGTAGGTTATCCGAGTAACCAACTCGCAGATCGAGATAATAGTTGGGCAGTTGATGGAGTTTCTTTTACTCTACAACCAGGTGAAAGACTGGGATTGGTGGGAGAATCCGGTTGTGGTAAATCAACTTTGGGACGTGCTGCCATGCGGTTGTTACCTCCCTCAACGCGGATTGAGGGAAAGGTATCTTTTGAAGGCGAATCGGTTTTTGATTTAAATTCCGTACAGTTGCGTCGATTTCGGGGAGAAGCGGTGGCGTTGGTGTTTCAAGACCCGATGACGCGCCTCGATCCTCTGATGACGATCGGAGAACATTGTATAGAAACGCTCAGAAGCCATCAACAGCAACTATCACGACAGCAGGCGAAGGAAAAAGCGATCGAGACTTTAGAGGCTGTAAAAATACCTGCCCATCGGTGGTCTCAGTATCCTCACGAGTTTAGCGGTGGAATGCGTCAGCGAGTGGCGATCGCCCTTGCTTTATTACTCAATCCTAAATTAATCGTGGCAGATGAACCCACCACCAGTTTAGACGTAACTATCTCAGCACAGATTTTGCAGGAATTGACTCGATTGTGTCGAGAAAGAAACATGGCTTTACTGTTAATTTCTCACGACTTAGCGATGGTGGGGGAATATTGCGATCGGATGGCAGTCATGTATGCTGGCAAAATCGTGGAAACCGGGACTACCGAATCAATTCTCTACCATCCCCAGCATGAATATACCCGATCGCTTTTAAATGCGGCTCTCCACATTCAAGCTATTACTGAAAAAGAAGCCCCAAAAAAGGCCGAAAATCCGGCTTCACCAATTCTGCGAGTCCAAGATTTAAAGCAGTACTACTCTTTAGAAAGCAATTTCATCCAACAGTTATTCTCTAAAAATTCCGCAGTTATTAAAGCCGTTGATGGCATTAACTTAGAGCTATATCCCGGTGAAATTCTCGGTTTAGTAGGAGAATCCGGTTGTGGTAAAAGTACCCTATCTCGGACTATTTTGCAGTTAATTCGTCCCACTAGTGGCAAAGTGGAGTTTCTCGGACAAGAATTAACTAATTTGTCCCGTCAGTCTATCCGCCAACAGCGAAGACAAATGCAAATGGTTTTCCAAGACCCTCATGCTTGTTTAAATCCGAGAATGACCGTGGGGCAAAGTATTGCCGATCCCCTATTCATCCATCATTTAGCTACTCCCTCCGAAGCGCGAGAGCAAGTATTGCAGGTGTTGGAAAGAGTAGGTTTAAAACCATCCCAAGAGTATTACAACCGATATCCATCGGATCTATCTGGAGGACAACAGCAGAGAGTGGCGATCGCGCGTGCCTTAATTACCCGCCCCAAATTAATTATCTGCGATGAACCGGTCAGTATGCTAGATGCTCACGTACAAACCCAAGTTCTCGAACTGATGTTAGAACTAAAACAAGAATTCGAGCTAACTTATTTGTTTATCACTCACGATCTTTGGGTAGCCCGGTTCTTTTGCGATCGCATAGCTGTGATGAATGGCGGTCAAATAGTAGAAATCGGAAAAACGCGGGATATTTTCGATCGTCCCCAGCATCCCTATACTCAAACCTTACTACAAGCCGCTCCCTTATTAGCTCGTGCTAGCCACAGTAAATAAAAGGAAACAGCAAACTGTTCTCCAATTCATATTCCTTTCTTCAATAAATTTTAGGGTGAGCGATCGCGCCCACCCTAAATAATTTTGGTAAGGTTCTTAGCCTACACCAATAATTAAGCAACCCACTTTTGAGCTACCAGTTCAGCCAAATCGACAACTCGTTGGCTATAGCCCCACTCGTTATCGTACCAAGCTACCACTTTCACCATGTCGCCACCCATTACCATTGTCAGGCTGGCGTCTACGATCGAAGAGCAATCAGTACCGCGATAGTCACAAGAAACTAGTTCTAGTTCGCTATATTCCAAAATGCCTTTTAATGGGCCTTCAGCTGCTTCTTTGAGGGCTTGATTTACTTCTTCCACAAAAGTACTCTTTTGGACTTGTACCACCAAATCAACCACAGAAACGTTCGGGGTGGGAACGCGCAAAGCGATCCCGTTCAGCTTACCCTTTAGTTCTGGCAGTACTAGAGCCACTGCTTTAGCAGCACCAGTAGAGGTTGGTACAATATTAATAGCTGCTGCTCTTGCCCGTCGCAGATCGCGGTGAGAAGCATCCAGCAAGCGCTGGTCACCCGTGTAGCTGTGGGTAGTGGTCATCGTACCTTTGATAATGCCAAACTTTTCATGCAACACCTTAGCTACGGGAGCCAAGCAGTTGGTGGTACAGCTAGCATTACTGATAATGTTGTGCTTAGCGTGATCGTAATCTTGATGATTTACGCCCACCACAAAAGTACCATCATCATTTTTTCCAGGAGCGGTGATCAGAACCTTCTTTGCACCAGCATTGATGTGCTTAGTAGCACCTTCTTTACTGGTGAATACACCTGTCGATTCGATGATCAGGTCAATGTTCCAATCTTTCCAGGGCAAGTTTTCGGGATTGCGATCTGATACGCATTTGACCGTCTTGCCGTTCACCGTGATGGAATTATCATCATAAGCGATGTCAGCATCAAACTTCCCTAGCATGGAGTCATATCTCAGCAGGTGGGAGTTGGTTCTCGGATCGGAGGTGTCGTTAATGGCGACAACCTCAATATTGCTATTTGTTCTGCCCACCCAGCAGCGCATGAAGTTGCGTCCGATGCGTCCAAAACCGTTGATCGCTACTCTAATCACTGCGTCTTGCCCTCTGTCTACTCAATTAATCCCTAGTAATGAACCACATCATATCGCAAAGGGTGGACAAATCGAACTGCGCTTGCCAATTTGCGATCGAAAGAATCTAAATAAATTCTCAATAGTCTAGCGAGCGGAGGCCAATAGATGCTTTTTAAGCTAAATTAAGGGAAATATAATTAATTTAACGAGTAAATCAAAAATAAA
Proteins encoded in this window:
- the patD gene encoding heterocyst frequency control protein PatD; translation: MFPQNYRDRYQKFQEILEVLQQRSVEEPVDSVKLQNIFARVRQIFQSEIASLSGDDLDPPTASRMQSYLTEINKQLRLLEVDFTFLQAARQPATVKTRLAQINTRLQTLIGYSQAVLAG
- a CDS encoding type I glyceraldehyde-3-phosphate dehydrogenase, which codes for MIRVAINGFGRIGRNFMRCWVGRTNSNIEVVAINDTSDPRTNSHLLRYDSMLGKFDADIAYDDNSITVNGKTVKCVSDRNPENLPWKDWNIDLIIESTGVFTSKEGATKHINAGAKKVLITAPGKNDDGTFVVGVNHQDYDHAKHNIISNASCTTNCLAPVAKVLHEKFGIIKGTMTTTHSYTGDQRLLDASHRDLRRARAAAINIVPTSTGAAKAVALVLPELKGKLNGIALRVPTPNVSVVDLVVQVQKSTFVEEVNQALKEAAEGPLKGILEYSELELVSCDYRGTDCSSIVDASLTMVMGGDMVKVVAWYDNEWGYSQRVVDLAELVAQKWVA
- a CDS encoding ABC transporter ATP-binding protein; amino-acid sequence: MANDKVLFQVEDLRVGYPSNQLADRDNSWAVDGVSFTLQPGERLGLVGESGCGKSTLGRAAMRLLPPSTRIEGKVSFEGESVFDLNSVQLRRFRGEAVALVFQDPMTRLDPLMTIGEHCIETLRSHQQQLSRQQAKEKAIETLEAVKIPAHRWSQYPHEFSGGMRQRVAIALALLLNPKLIVADEPTTSLDVTISAQILQELTRLCRERNMALLLISHDLAMVGEYCDRMAVMYAGKIVETGTTESILYHPQHEYTRSLLNAALHIQAITEKEAPKKAENPASPILRVQDLKQYYSLESNFIQQLFSKNSAVIKAVDGINLELYPGEILGLVGESGCGKSTLSRTILQLIRPTSGKVEFLGQELTNLSRQSIRQQRRQMQMVFQDPHACLNPRMTVGQSIADPLFIHHLATPSEAREQVLQVLERVGLKPSQEYYNRYPSDLSGGQQQRVAIARALITRPKLIICDEPVSMLDAHVQTQVLELMLELKQEFELTYLFITHDLWVARFFCDRIAVMNGGQIVEIGKTRDIFDRPQHPYTQTLLQAAPLLARASHSK
- a CDS encoding bifunctional (p)ppGpp synthetase/guanosine-3',5'-bis(diphosphate) 3'-pyrophosphohydrolase, whose protein sequence is MNATAPTSTINCVIPDWLQDCLCNKPGVCDPADNGLICRAFEFAYKLHEGQYRKSGEPYICHPVAVAGLLRDLGGTGSMIAAGFLHDVVEDTEITIEEIEQRFGAEVRHLVEGVTKLSKFSESFSSKTERQAENFRRMFLAMAQDIRVIVVKLADRLHNMRTLEHLTDEKRRRIALETREIFAPLANRLGIGRFKWELEDLAFKYLEPEAYRQMQELVAEKRADREARLLNITQTIQERLKQVGVKCLDISGRPKHLYGIYQKMQRQQKEFHEIYDLAAIRIILETNDACYRSLAVVHDSFRPVPGRFKDYIGLPKPNRYQSLHTVVIGPTGRPVEVQIRTLEMHHVAEYGIAAHWKYKETGKSTHTQLTGSDEKFTWLRQLLEWQHDLNDAQEYIENVKKNLFEDDVYVFTPKGDVISLSHGATPVDFAYRIHTEVGNHCAGAKINGRMAQLDTLLNNGDIVDIITTKNSHPSLDWLNFVVTPSAKNRIRQWYKRSHRDENVARGRELLEKELGKSGFEALLKSEPMQAVAERCNYHSVEDLLAALGYGEVTLNLVVNRIRETVKSQQPIASVADVLAALPTTKNLPSSNGNKAATQSKGNSPIAGVEGLLYHLAGCCNPIPGEGIMGVVTRNSRGISIHRQGCPNLENVEGDRLVPVSWNPIDCSGGRPLTYPVNIQIEVLDRVGVLKDILSRLTDNNVNVRNAQVKTYEGKPAVIDLGIDIQDYQQLERIFIQIKKMSDILNLRRISQVEE
- a CDS encoding zf-TFIIB domain-containing protein; translated protein: MQCPKDKKATLIDSTLAGNLFVKCCPECDGNWIPAESYQNWQSRQPKNQNQPNLLTSDPNFVQSPFDTKAALCPDCQHYLSRAKVFYKPSFFVERCMYCGGIWCDKGEWEVLQKLGVHTTIEQMFSPEWQVQMREQEYAAKEKQATIDKLGPELAEQVFKLAEILEKHPNGEFGVAYLMRRFDK